The Acidobacteriota bacterium genome segment GCTCTATCCTCCTCGATCGATACCCTATCAGCGTGTAAACCATGTTTGCGGTTTATGATGTAAAGGATGAATGCGGTCTGTACCACTCTATCACTCCCCCCTTGAGGGGGAATCGCAGAAGCCGAGCCGAATGGCGATGGCTGATGCGGTGGGGGGGCGAGCCTCTGCTTCGCGGCAGAATAGCGAAAATTCAACGCGATGAAAAGAAGCGTCCCGGCCACCGCCATGTTCCGGACCGGGCCTGTTCCGATCTTCCGCCACGAACCGACTCGGAGGTCCGGCCGCCCGGTTGACGCGACCGGAGGAGCAGGATATGGTACGGCGGCAAACCAGCCCACCGAAAACCTGGGCCGGCCCTTGACCTGCTCCTCAACCACTCCCGCCACGGAACCGCCGTGCCGGTCTGTTGAAGCTCATGAATCTCTCCCTCTTGTTGAGCCGCGCCGCCCGGGCCCACCCGGACAGGCCGGCTTTGGTTCAGGGTGACAGAATCCTGAATTACGAGGAGTTCAACCGGCGGACGGGCCGATTGGCCGGCGCCTTGAAAGTCCTGGGCGTCCGGATGGGAGACCGCGTAGCCATCCTCCAGCACAACGGGCCTCCCTTTCTGGAGACCCTGTTCGCTCTTTTCCGCCTGGGGGCCGTGGCCGTCCCCATCAACGTCAGGCTCCATCCGCGCGAGGTTCGTTACATCCTGGAGCAGAGCCAGACCGCAGCCGTGATCCATGGAGACTTTATCAACCCCCGCATTTCGCAAGCCCGCCGGGAAACCTCGGTTCGTCACTGGATCAGTACCGGCGAGCGTGCTTCCACGGACACCCTCGGCTACGAGGATCTGCTGGCTCAGACTGCCGAACTCCCGGACGATGTCGAGCTGGAGGAGAACGCTCTGGCCTGGCTCTTCTACACTTCCGGCACCACCGGCAAGCCCAAGGGAGCCATGCTCTCCCACCGCAACCTGCTGGCCATGACCATGAGCTTCTTCGCCGACCACTACGTCCCCGACGAGACCGACGTGGCGCTCCATGCGGCTCCTCTCTCTCACGGCAGCGGCCTCTATGCGCTTCCACTGGTGGCCCGGGGCGTCACCAACATTCTTCACGATTCGGTGGGGTTCAGCCCTGCCCTGGTGTTCGAGGAGATCACCCGCTGGAAGGTCACCCTCATTCCCTTTCTGGCCCCCACTCAGGTCAAACGACTGGCGGAGGAGTCGGTCGGCCCCAGCCACGACCTTTCCAGCCTGCGGGCCATTGCCTGGGGCGGAGCCCCCATGTACGTGGAAGACGCCCGACGGGCTGTCGCCCGCTTCGGGCCCATCCTGACCGAGCTCTACGGACTGGGAGAGTCTCCCATGACCATCACCGCCCTCAGCCGACGGGCCATGGGGGCGGAACTGGAGAAGGCGCCGGCGCTGCTCACCGCGGGATTGCCGCGCACCGACGTGGAAGTCCGCGTTGTGGACGGCGCCGGCCAACCGCTGCCCGCGGGAAGCGCCGGCGAGGTCCTGGTGCGGGGCGGCGTGGTCATGAAGGGTTACTGGAACAATCCTCAGGCCACCGCCGAGACCTTGCGCGGGGGGTGGCTGCACACCGGGGACATCGGCTACCTGGATGAACGGGGATATCTCTTCCTGGTGGACCGCAAAAACGACATGATCCTCTCCGGGGGGTCCAACATCTACCCGCGAGAGGTCGAAGAAGCCCTGATGGAACACCCTCAGGTGGCCGAGGTGGCCGTGTTCGGCGTGTCCGATCCGGAATGGGGAGAATCGGTGAAAGCAGCCGTCAGGCCGCGCAACCCGCAAGCCCCGCCCCCGGCCGCTGAACTGATTGCCTTCTGCCGGGAGCGCATCGCCAGCTTCAAGAAGCCGAGATGGGTGGTCTTCGTGAATGAAATTCCCAAGAACGCCTACGGGAAAACGCTACGGCGGGAACTGCGGGAACGCTTCGGCTCCGCGGATTGACCCGCACATCTCACCGGGAGACCGGAAAGCAAGCCATGGAATGCAGCTACGGGAGACCGGCATGAAACCGATAGGGCCGATCCGGCTGGGGGCCGACGTCGGGGGGACTTTTACCGACGTGGTCCTGGCCGACGCCGGGGGAAACGTCTGGACCGCCAAGGTCCCCTCGACGCCCCCCGACTTCGAAACCGCCGTGCTCAACGGTATCTCGCAGTTGCTCCAAACCACCGCGGCTTCCGGGTCGGAGGTGGCCGAAGTGGTTCACGGAACCACCGTGGCCACCAACGCCATCCTGGAGCGCCGCGGGGCGCTGACGGCCCTGATCACCACGCGGGGGTTCCGGGACGTGCTGGAGCTGCGCCGCATCCGGGCCCCCCAGATGTATGACCTCTTTTTCCAGAAACCTCCCGAGCTGGTGGAGCGCTATCTGAGGTACGAGCTGGGGGAGCGCCTTTCGGCCAGGGGCGAGGTTCTGGCCGAGGTGGACCCGAACGACCTGAACCGCATCGCCCGCAGCTTGAAGGCAGAGAAGGTCGAATCGGTAGCCGTGTGCCTGCTGCACGCCTACGCCTGGCCCGAGCACGAAAACCTGGTGGGAGAATTTCTGCGCCGGCAACTGCCCGAGGTTCAGCTCTCACTCTCCTCGGAGGTGCTTCGCGAACGCAAGGAATACGAACGCACCGCCACCACCGTGGTCAATGCCTACGTGCGGCCGGTCATGCGCGGCTACCTGGCGGCCATGAGGTCTGGATTGGAAGACCTGGACATCCATTCGCCCCTGCTGATCATGCAGTCGGCCGGGGGGTTGACCCCGGAAGAGGAGGCGGCCCGCCGTCCCGTCTACATGCTGGAATCGGGCCCGGCCGCCGGGGTGCTGGCCTCCCAGGCCACGGCGCGCCACCTGGGCCTGGAGAACGTCATTACGCTGGATATGGGGGGAACCACCGCCAAGGCCTCCCTGATCGAGGAGGGCCGGGTGCGCTACAGCCCCGAATACGAGGTCGGCGCCTCCCTCTCGGCGGGCAACCGCCTGACGGGCGGAGGCGGCGAGCTCATTCGGGCTCCCAGCATCGACCTCGCCGAAGTGGGCTCCGGCGGGGGCAGCATCGCCTATCTGGACGGAGCCGGCGGGGTCCGGGTGGGTCCGCGCAGCGCCGGGGCCATCCCCGGACCTGCCTGCTATTCCCGCGGCGGGGAGGAACCGACCGTCACCGACGCCAACGTGGTGCTGGGGTACATCCGTCCCGGCCGACTGGCCAACGGGGACATCGCCATCGACCCGGATGCCGCCGCCAGCGCCGTTCGGGACGGGATCGCCACCCCTCTGGGAATGGATTTGCTGCAAGCGGCCGAGGGCATCCACCGGATTGCCAACGCCAGGACCATGCGGGCCCTGCGGGCCGTCTCCACCGAGCGGGGCCGGGACCCGCGAGAGTTCGTGTTGATGGCCTTCGGCGGATCCGGCCCCGTCCATGCGGCCGGTCTGGCCCGGGAGCTGCACATCCGCAAGGTCATCGTTCCACCCCTGCCGGGCCTGTTCAGCGCTCTGGGCCTGCTGGCATCGGGAGTGGAGCACCACGACGTCAGGAGCTGCCTGCTTCTCGCCGCCGACGCCGAGGCGGCAAGCCTGGAGGACATTCGGCAGGAGCTGAGGCAGAAGATGCTGGCCCGCTTCGAAGCCGAGGGCTACGCTCCCTCCCGGATCACCTTGAGCTGGAGCGCCGACCTGCGCTTTCAGGGACAGGCCTCCGAAATCCGCCTGGAGCTTCCGGGCGACGCCCTGGACGGACCCGGGATCCAGGCCTTGAACGAGGACTTCGAAGCCGAACACGAGCGGCTTTACGGCCACCGGTCGGACCCCGAAAACCCCACTGAAATCATTGCCGTGCGCCTGGTGGGGCAGGTGGCCGCCCCCGGGCGGGAGGCGGGGTTCATACCTAGGGCCTCCGCCCTTGCGACCCAGTCCCGCCGGCAGGCCTATTTCGGCGCCGACGGCGGCCTCATCGACACTCCGGTGGTGGCCCGCTCGGACCTTTCCGGAACCGTCAGGGGACCCCTGTTGATCGACGAATACGACTCCACCATCGTCGTCCCCCCCTTCATGTCGGTCCGGCGGGACGAACACGGGAACGTGGTCATGGAGGTGGAGGATGAGTAAGGCCGACATCACGGCCGGTAACGGATCCGGCGGAGAGGCCTCCGTCGATCCCATCACCCGGGAGATCATCCAGAACGCGCTGGCCTCCGCCGCCGACGAGATGGCCCTGGCCCTCTACCGGACCGCCTACTCCACCATCGTCCGCGATTGCCTGGACTACTCGACCTCTCTTTGCAACGCCGAGGGCGAGATGATCGCCCAGGGTGTCACCACCCCCCTGCACCTGGGCACGGTTCCCTACGCCATGGAGACCCTCTTCCGGAAGTATGGAGAGAACATGTGCCCGGGCGACGTCTTCATTCTCAACGACCCCTTCGACGGGGGCATGCACATTCCCGACATCTTCATCGTGAAGCCCATCTTCTGGAAGGACCGCCTGGCGGCCTTTGCCGTGAGCACGGCTCACCATCTCGACCTGGGGGGACGCCTCCCCGGCAGTTCGGCCTGCGACAACACCGAAATCTTTCAGGACGGGCTGCGGATTCCCTGGTTGAAGCTCTACCGTCGCGGAGAGCCCGATGAGGCTCTCTTCGCCCTGCTCAGAACCAACGTGCGGGTGCCGCGCATGACCATCGGGGATGTGCAGGCCCAGATCGCCGCCTGCCACATCGGGGAGAGGGGCATCCACGAGCTCATCCGGCGCTACGGGCTGGAGACCTTCACCCGCTGCGCGTCCGAGATGATCGCCTACACCGAACGGCTGCTTCGGCGGGAAATCGCCTCCTGGCCGGACGGCCGCTACTCCTTTACCGACCACATGGACAGCGACGGCGTGGGCGGACCCCCTGTACCTCTGAAGGTCACCTTGACGGTGGAGGGAGACTCCCTGACCGCCGATTTCACCGGCTCCGCTCCCCAGGTCCGGGGAGCCATCAACTGCACGCTCTCCTTCACCGCCTCGGTGGTGGCCCTCTCCGTCCGTTCGGTCATGCGGGAGGAGGTTCCCAACACCGCCGGACTCTTCAAGCCGCTGCGCATCGTGGCTCCTCCGGGCACAGTGGTGCACGGGGTCATGCCGGCGGCTTCCTCCATGAGGGGAATCACCGGATTCCGCCTGGCCGATACCATGTTCGGCGCCCTGGCCGGCATTCTGCCGGACCGCGTCTTTGCGGCCAGCGAGGGAGGCAACACCCTGGTGATCATCGGCGGCCTGCGGGAACAAGGCGGCCGCCGGACTCCCTATGTCTACTACGAGCTGCTCTCCGGGACCTGGGGAGGCCGTCCCGACCGCGACGGCAACGACGGGTTGTGCAACATCGCCAATGTAGCCGCCAACATTCCGGTGGAACAGGCCGAGTGCGAATACCCCGTCCACATCGAACGCTACGGGATGGTGACCGACAGCGGAGGGGCCGGCCGATTCCGCGGGGGGCTCGGCATCGAGCGGGAATGGCGCCTGCTGGAAGGGGAAGCCCATCTGGCCATCCGCTCCGACCGCAGGGACCATCCCCCCTACGGACTCTCTGGCGGCCTGTCTGGAAGGGGCTCCATCAACGAGCTGCGGGGGAAAGAGGAGACCAGGGTCCTGCCGACCATGATCTCGACTTCGATCAAGGAAGGCGAACGCATCTACCACCGGCAGGCGGGCGGCGGCGGCTGGGGCAACCCGCTGGAGCGGTCCCCCCAGGCGGTTGAGCAAGACGTCAGGAACGGCAAGGTCTCACTGGCAGCCGCCCGGCAGGACTATGGGGTGGCGATCGACGAGCAGACCGGGAAGGTGGACCGGGCTGCCACACGGGAATTGAGGGACGTTGGGAGTCGCCGTTAGATGATGGCTTCCCAATCGGAGAGATCTGAGGCTGGGGCCACGAGATCCTCGTGGATCTTGCCACTGTCACTCATGGAACCCAGCCAGTTGCCGGCTGGGTTGGAAGGGGGAGGAAGGATCCGGGCAACCGGCTTGCCGAACCGGGTCACCAGCACCGGCTTGCCGGTCTTGGCTACGCGGTCCAGAACTGCCCGGCAGGTCGCTTTGAATTTGGATATCTGGATTTCCTGCATGAGCCGATTGGACCATGGTCCAAGACCATAGTCTATTTTTCAAGTGTGCTCGGTTCCACTCTTCCCGAAGAGGTTTGGCTCTACCAAGATGGTCCCCCATGGACCTTTCCTGCCCCCGCTGCCACAGGGCTATCGCCGGGCTTGAGCGGTGGCGGTTCCGGCAGATCCTTCAGGCAGCGCGTCGCACAGGTGGAGCGCCACCAGCGGATAGAGGGTCCCGCTGAAGGCGATGAAGTGGTAGTTATCGGTGTTGAGAGAACGGGTCCACCAACGACCCGACTCACGCTGATTCGACAGCAGCCACCGGACACCCTTTTGGACCCTGGGGTCCCGGGCACTGACTCCGGCTTCGCGTAGCGCGATGAGAGCCAAGCCCGTCTGGTGGCCGTCGCTGGGGGGATCGGTGAACTCCTTCTCCGCCCTGAGCTTCTCGGCCCGGTTCCCGTTGCCCCACTGCTCGGGCTCGGCAAAGGCGCGCAGCGCCCAGCCGCCGTCGGCCCGCTGCTTGCTCCAGATCATCTCGATGATCCGCTCCTTCTCGCCCTCCTCCAGCAGGCCATCCAACTTGGCCGAGGCCCACAGGAGCACCACCCGCCCGTAGTCGTGCGGGGGCTCGACCCGGCGCAGATAGTCCTGCAACCGCTTCACGCCGGCCTTCAGTCCCTCGTCGGTCAGGCCTGCCAGCCAACCCGGAGCCGTCCCCACCGCCAAGGCTGCCACGGTGGCTTCCTGAAAGGCGCTCGACTCCAGCGGCGGCCAGCACAGAGCGGCCTTCCACTCGCCGGTGGGAAGCTGGCGCTCGAACAACTGTTTCAGAGCCTGCCTGGTATCGTCCGACAAGGTTCCCGACACATGGGCGTCCCATTCAGCCAGGCCGCGGGCAAGGTAGATCATTTGCGAGTCGCCCAGCTTGCGCTCCTGGCCCAGTCGGGCGGTTCCTTCCCGCAGCACCTTCCCGAAGAAGTCGCGCAGTTCCCCGGCGGGTTGTCCCAAGGACTGGGTCAGCGAGGGGCGAAGGGCCATGTAGCTTCCGTTGGTGTGGCAGGTCACGCACTTGTGTCCGCGGCTCCAGGCGGTGGCCCCCTGGTCGAGAAAATCCAGGGCACGCTGCACCGAGACCTCCGCGAGCTTGGGCTCATCGGCGTCCAGCCTGGGGATCCGGATGGACTCGAACTCATACTGATACTTGAACTTCTCCTCCGCCCCGGCAACCCCGGCCCCTCCCAACAACAGGAGAACTCCCAAGCCACCGGCCAGCCATGCTCTCTTCATTGTTCGACCCATTGCCCGCCACCTCGCTTCCTATCAATTTCGTCAGGAATCAGGCCGCTCCAGACGGCCCCGCCCCCTCATCATCGCAAATTCCGCCGCAACTCGTCCATGCTTCTCACCGGTGCCCAGGACAAAGTGTCGATGGACTCCTCGGCAGCCAAGCCCAGGCAGTGCAGCCTGGCCATATCTTCGGCCGGCACTCCCGAGAAAGGCTTCCCCTCCAGTTGGTCCAGGAAGTCCGACAAACACTCACGCAAACCGGGCCATCCGGCAAAGGGCCGCAGAGCCGAGACCACTCGATCCACCCGCCAGTCCGGGTCGGACCGATTTCGAAGTCTCAACTCTCCGGTGAAGAGATCCGCAAAGAGGTCTCCGTCCCGCCCCTGGACCTCGACCCAGGTCTCGGGGCCCTGAACGCTGGAGATGTTGGCTTGAAAGGTTCCCCAGACCCCGCCGTAGTCCAGCTGGGTCAGGGCGTAGGCCTGCATGCGACCTTCGGTTCCCCGGCCATCCTGAACCAGCACTCCCTGAGGTTGAGAAGCCAGCATCGCGTCCAGGACGTCCACATACCAGGGTGCCAGCACAAGGGGCAGGCTGAGGCCGGCTCCCGGCCGGGCATTCCAGTTGCCGTTCATCCGGATCCTGGCGGTCTGCGGCTCTCCGATGGCGCCCTCGGCCAGCCTTTGGGCGGCTGCGGCCACCACCGGAAGAAATCTCAGCTCCAGGTCGGCCTGCTGGATCTGGGTCGCTCCCAGCAATGCCTCCAGTACCGGAGCGATCCGGTCCCGACGGTGCGACACGGGAGGCTCGTAGAAAAAGGGAATCCCCGAACCGATCGCAGCCAGCAGGCTCGACTCGTGCACGGCTTCGGGAAGAGCCATCAGCACGCCATCCAGACCGCCGGCGGCCAGCATGGCCTCGAAGTGAGGATAGATACGGACCCGGCTGCCCAGTTCCTCCCGAATACGCTGCCGGGTGGCCTGGCTGGGAGCCGAAGCGGCCACAACCTTGCCCCTGCCATCAGCCCGCAGGGCCGGCATGTAAGCCTCGCGAGCCCAGTTGCCGTAACCGGCGAGGCCGATGCGCAGCGGGTTGGTGGCTGAGTCTCGTGTCGTCAATGCGGTCTCCCGCGGGAAACGATTCGTATTTTGGCGCGATATTGGGAAAGGCCTGCGTTCCCGGACCCGGCAACTAATTCGCCGCTTCGCGGCTACGGCAGCGCGGGGTTCAAACGACCCCGGGCTCTATTGATAGGGCGACTCTGTCGGCGTCGTTCTGGAGAGGCCGAGAGATTCGATACCCCGCCTCTAATCCGCCGCATACGCGGCTGCGACAGTGCGGGCCACACACGACCCCGGGCTCCCGCCCGGGGCTACCCTGAGCCGCAGCTTCGCTGCTCTATAAGGATGGCTTGTAACAGGCGTTCCCTCGGGTTACCCACGTCAACCGCAGCTTCGCAGCTCTCTCTAAAATTCCGATTCTGGGGGTACGGAACGATTTTTTGACTAATGGGCTCTTTTTAGTGGCCCTTCGTGGATAACTCTTTTTGTGTCCCCTTGCTGATCGCGAGCCGGCATTGGCGGAGCTACCCGGGTCGCGCGTCAAATCCCAGCAGGGACTCCACCTTGCGGGCGGCCGCCAGCAGGGCCGCGTCCGCCATGGGACGGGCCGACAACTGCAGGCCCAGCGGCAGCCCCTCGGGGGACAGCGCCGCCGGCAACGTTACCGTGGGACACCCCGTATAGGTCCACAGCAGGCTGAAGCGGGGATCGCCGGTGATGGCCAGGGCCCGGTGTGCAGCTCCCTCTGCCGACGGAGACAGGACCAGGTCCACCT includes the following:
- a CDS encoding long-chain fatty acid--CoA ligase, with protein sequence MNLSLLLSRAARAHPDRPALVQGDRILNYEEFNRRTGRLAGALKVLGVRMGDRVAILQHNGPPFLETLFALFRLGAVAVPINVRLHPREVRYILEQSQTAAVIHGDFINPRISQARRETSVRHWISTGERASTDTLGYEDLLAQTAELPDDVELEENALAWLFYTSGTTGKPKGAMLSHRNLLAMTMSFFADHYVPDETDVALHAAPLSHGSGLYALPLVARGVTNILHDSVGFSPALVFEEITRWKVTLIPFLAPTQVKRLAEESVGPSHDLSSLRAIAWGGAPMYVEDARRAVARFGPILTELYGLGESPMTITALSRRAMGAELEKAPALLTAGLPRTDVEVRVVDGAGQPLPAGSAGEVLVRGGVVMKGYWNNPQATAETLRGGWLHTGDIGYLDERGYLFLVDRKNDMILSGGSNIYPREVEEALMEHPQVAEVAVFGVSDPEWGESVKAAVRPRNPQAPPPAAELIAFCRERIASFKKPRWVVFVNEIPKNAYGKTLRRELRERFGSAD
- a CDS encoding hydantoinase/oxoprolinase family protein, translated to MKPIGPIRLGADVGGTFTDVVLADAGGNVWTAKVPSTPPDFETAVLNGISQLLQTTAASGSEVAEVVHGTTVATNAILERRGALTALITTRGFRDVLELRRIRAPQMYDLFFQKPPELVERYLRYELGERLSARGEVLAEVDPNDLNRIARSLKAEKVESVAVCLLHAYAWPEHENLVGEFLRRQLPEVQLSLSSEVLRERKEYERTATTVVNAYVRPVMRGYLAAMRSGLEDLDIHSPLLIMQSAGGLTPEEEAARRPVYMLESGPAAGVLASQATARHLGLENVITLDMGGTTAKASLIEEGRVRYSPEYEVGASLSAGNRLTGGGGELIRAPSIDLAEVGSGGGSIAYLDGAGGVRVGPRSAGAIPGPACYSRGGEEPTVTDANVVLGYIRPGRLANGDIAIDPDAAASAVRDGIATPLGMDLLQAAEGIHRIANARTMRALRAVSTERGRDPREFVLMAFGGSGPVHAAGLARELHIRKVIVPPLPGLFSALGLLASGVEHHDVRSCLLLAADAEAASLEDIRQELRQKMLARFEAEGYAPSRITLSWSADLRFQGQASEIRLELPGDALDGPGIQALNEDFEAEHERLYGHRSDPENPTEIIAVRLVGQVAAPGREAGFIPRASALATQSRRQAYFGADGGLIDTPVVARSDLSGTVRGPLLIDEYDSTIVVPPFMSVRRDEHGNVVMEVEDE
- a CDS encoding hydantoinase B/oxoprolinase family protein — encoded protein: MSKADITAGNGSGGEASVDPITREIIQNALASAADEMALALYRTAYSTIVRDCLDYSTSLCNAEGEMIAQGVTTPLHLGTVPYAMETLFRKYGENMCPGDVFILNDPFDGGMHIPDIFIVKPIFWKDRLAAFAVSTAHHLDLGGRLPGSSACDNTEIFQDGLRIPWLKLYRRGEPDEALFALLRTNVRVPRMTIGDVQAQIAACHIGERGIHELIRRYGLETFTRCASEMIAYTERLLRREIASWPDGRYSFTDHMDSDGVGGPPVPLKVTLTVEGDSLTADFTGSAPQVRGAINCTLSFTASVVALSVRSVMREEVPNTAGLFKPLRIVAPPGTVVHGVMPAASSMRGITGFRLADTMFGALAGILPDRVFAASEGGNTLVIIGGLREQGGRRTPYVYYELLSGTWGGRPDRDGNDGLCNIANVAANIPVEQAECEYPVHIERYGMVTDSGGAGRFRGGLGIEREWRLLEGEAHLAIRSDRRDHPPYGLSGGLSGRGSINELRGKEETRVLPTMISTSIKEGERIYHRQAGGGGWGNPLERSPQAVEQDVRNGKVSLAAARQDYGVAIDEQTGKVDRAATRELRDVGSRR
- a CDS encoding type II toxin-antitoxin system Phd/YefM family antitoxin, which translates into the protein MQEIQISKFKATCRAVLDRVAKTGKPVLVTRFGKPVARILPPPSNPAGNWLGSMSDSGKIHEDLVAPASDLSDWEAII
- a CDS encoding Gfo/Idh/MocA family oxidoreductase; translated protein: MTTRDSATNPLRIGLAGYGNWAREAYMPALRADGRGKVVAASAPSQATRQRIREELGSRVRIYPHFEAMLAAGGLDGVLMALPEAVHESSLLAAIGSGIPFFYEPPVSHRRDRIAPVLEALLGATQIQQADLELRFLPVVAAAAQRLAEGAIGEPQTARIRMNGNWNARPGAGLSLPLVLAPWYVDVLDAMLASQPQGVLVQDGRGTEGRMQAYALTQLDYGGVWGTFQANISSVQGPETWVEVQGRDGDLFADLFTGELRLRNRSDPDWRVDRVVSALRPFAGWPGLRECLSDFLDQLEGKPFSGVPAEDMARLHCLGLAAEESIDTLSWAPVRSMDELRRNLR